Proteins co-encoded in one Schistocerca cancellata isolate TAMUIC-IGC-003103 chromosome 5, iqSchCanc2.1, whole genome shotgun sequence genomic window:
- the LOC126188677 gene encoding uncharacterized protein LOC126188677, protein MDLRKAVRIIFVLSSALSATAAVSRPWWSTFAQRAYCSSPGEVICNRDCSEVQICLGNLEDDYDPQTMIVCDKANGMWCSASQRQCVPKEESDCVPAGNTFTCNSIGSFPDPYDCKTYHVCVEGLQQAVTGTCNATDAAYNPCTGDCTLTTSDRVCTEGPVKVCTQSLEMGIVPENPNIYYACKPTEDGGYYPDMYKCPGGYVFDTAQFTCVASSEICSATRQ, encoded by the exons tTATCGAGCGCTTTGTCTGCCACCGCCGCCGTTTCAAGACCATGGTGGTCCACCTTCGCTCAACGGGCGTACTGTTCATCACCGGGCGAAGTCATCTGCAACAGGGACTGTTCGGAG GTGCAGATATGTCTTGGCAACCTGGAAGATGACTACGATCCTCAGACAATGATAGTGTGCGACAAGGCCAATGGAATGTGGTGCAGTGCAAGTCAAAGACAGTGTGTTCCGAAGGAAGAGTCTGATTGTGTACCAGCTGGGAACACCTTCACGTGTAACAGCATCGGATCGTTCCCTGACCCGTATGACTGTAAGACGTACCACGTCTGTGTTGAAGGCCTACAGCAGGCGGTGACTGGAACGTGTAATGCTACTGATGCTGCCTACAATCCCTGCACAGGGGACTGCAC ACTGACAACGTCAGACCGCGTCTGCACGGAAGGACCCGTCAAGGTCTGCACTCAGTCACTCGAGATGGGTATTGTCCCAGAGAACCCAAACATCTACTACGCCTGCAAGCCTACCGAAGATGGCGGCTACTACCCGGACATGTACAAGTGTCCTGGCGGATATGTCTTCGACACCGCTCAATTTAC CTGCGTTGCATCTTCCGAGATCTGCTCGGCGACACGTCAATAG